Proteins from one Oryza sativa Japonica Group chromosome 12, ASM3414082v1 genomic window:
- the LOC4351349 gene encoding unknown protein 1 → MDQGVDKNVIDNSLVSNCDFPVVKKLDKCVNEEASVQSPFENKDTRSLGMVCDHENNKSGVAEVITPPENEAIESYISKSVADEDPSYGCQTPRESIFDPFAPGPEELACAPKKKVTKAPELPSRRQLSFDSGDYPVKRLSFEFDDAEEEDQFLERICMMFIDLIISNQALETTGKDLIGSNSPRSCETPSSEPLLTGIADTCPDAPLRRPLKAVQLSPSICRKLDFDSVSPRCLFVKENK, encoded by the coding sequence ATGGATCAAGGGGTGGATAAGAATGTTATTGATAATTCGCTAGTTTCAAACTGTGACTTCCCTGTTGTAAAAAAGTTGGACAAGTGTGTAAATGAAGAAGCTTCTGTGCAATCTCCCTTTGAAAATAAGGACACAAGATCCCTTGGCATGGTATGTGATCATGAAAATAACAAGAGTGGTGTTGCTGAGGTGATTACACCACCAGAGAATGAAGCGATTGAATCATATATCTCAAAAAGTGTTGCAGATGAAGATCCTTCATATGGATGTCAGACACCGCGCGAAAGCATCTTTGATCCTTTTGCTCCAGGACCAGAGGAGTTAGCTTGTGCACCAAAGAAGAAGGTGACCAAGGCACCAGAACTTCCTTCGCGAAGGCAGCTAAGTTTTGATTCAGGTGATTACCCTGTTAAAAGGTTAAGTTTTGAATTCGATGAtgctgaggaggaggatcaGTTTCTCGAACGGATCTGCATGATGTTTATTGATCTGATTATCTCAAATCAAGCACTAGAGACGACTGGAAAGGATCTGATAGGTTCTAATTCACCTAGAAGCTGTGAGACCCCTTCTTCAGAGCCTCTACTTACAGGCATTGCAGACACCTGCCCAGATGCGCCACTGAGGCGACCTCTTAAAGCGGTACAGCTCAGCCCAAGCATTTGTCGAAAGCTCGACTTTGATTCAGTCAGTCCAAGGTGTTTATTCGTTAAAGAGAATAAGTGA